In the Verrucomicrobiia bacterium genome, one interval contains:
- a CDS encoding DUF885 domain-containing protein, whose amino-acid sequence MEHTTPHEPHEHKTEAQLSHILDKLHRHEHDHNPLTRAVEGTGDAHELPNQLNYHYPFPLDAEKQAALQDGYVEALTLLKATQGVPTEETALLKERLERNTQIRLDLLRYNTDNFRPLDHTDESTPFLTFTDITGAGYFRYETPEDFEKGMLRAAGWAHWVDAAISTMEEGAQKGETTPSAVAIATHDHLAMIKNGMFEGFLAPLQQAEAIPTSLQKQYEQAMRNAAQNYEKLSQYVSERYIPAARSDERPGLKYLDTGLEQYQRILRYWTSEQLHPETLFRYAQEQYQKHEAELTALSAELGFRGAAALIAAIQKNHQFHSFSSAAEMHGAYTTITDIAMEQLPRLFKTLPQQYPEIRLTKALPGANIAKYVMPSRDGQRAGGIHVAVDDPTTYPAARILGLALHEGVPGHHLQLSLQSENSKHPYLQASVRHPAYRESWAQYAESLVHELGIPVHPYEHAAMIATKLLIARGVMLDVGLHYYGWSIAEAKQKKLAMHGNDDRQTHYEILRYLAWPGQISAYLFDGVFRELRHHAETELGSQFDVREFHDAVLQHGEMPLDLLPAHLHAWTNKQKTH is encoded by the coding sequence ATGGAGCACACTACACCTCACGAACCGCACGAACACAAAACCGAAGCCCAGCTTTCTCACATCCTCGATAAGCTTCACCGCCACGAGCACGACCACAATCCCTTAACCCGAGCAGTTGAAGGTACTGGAGATGCTCATGAGCTCCCTAATCAATTGAATTATCACTATCCCTTCCCGCTAGACGCCGAAAAGCAAGCGGCACTACAAGATGGTTACGTCGAAGCGCTCACGCTGCTAAAAGCAACACAAGGCGTGCCTACTGAAGAAACCGCTTTACTTAAAGAACGACTAGAACGCAATACACAGATACGCCTTGACCTGCTGCGCTATAATACCGACAATTTCCGTCCGCTTGACCACACCGACGAATCAACACCGTTTTTGACATTCACCGATATAACTGGCGCTGGCTATTTTCGCTATGAGACGCCTGAAGACTTCGAAAAGGGCATGCTGCGCGCAGCTGGGTGGGCTCATTGGGTGGACGCAGCCATTAGCACAATGGAAGAAGGCGCACAAAAAGGGGAGACCACCCCAAGTGCAGTGGCTATAGCCACCCACGACCACTTAGCCATGATCAAGAATGGTATGTTTGAAGGCTTCCTTGCGCCGTTACAACAAGCCGAGGCAATTCCCACCTCGCTGCAAAAACAATACGAACAAGCTATGCGTAACGCCGCCCAAAATTACGAAAAACTCTCACAATACGTCTCCGAACGCTACATTCCCGCTGCTCGAAGCGACGAACGGCCTGGCCTTAAGTATCTCGACACTGGCCTCGAACAATATCAGCGCATTTTACGCTACTGGACAAGCGAACAACTTCATCCTGAGACGCTGTTTCGTTACGCCCAAGAACAATACCAGAAGCATGAAGCTGAGCTAACCGCACTTTCAGCTGAGCTAGGATTTAGAGGCGCGGCGGCGCTGATAGCCGCCATTCAAAAGAATCATCAGTTTCACTCGTTTTCATCGGCAGCCGAAATGCACGGCGCATACACCACCATTACCGATATCGCCATGGAGCAACTGCCGCGACTTTTCAAAACCTTGCCACAACAATATCCTGAAATTCGTTTAACAAAAGCTTTGCCCGGGGCGAATATAGCGAAATACGTTATGCCGAGCCGAGACGGCCAACGCGCTGGTGGTATTCATGTTGCCGTTGATGACCCGACAACCTATCCAGCTGCCCGAATTCTTGGCCTGGCGCTGCACGAAGGCGTACCCGGACATCACTTACAACTGTCGTTGCAATCCGAAAATAGTAAGCATCCTTATCTGCAAGCATCAGTCCGGCATCCAGCCTACCGTGAATCCTGGGCGCAGTACGCCGAATCACTAGTACACGAATTAGGCATTCCGGTGCACCCGTACGAACACGCCGCCATGATAGCAACGAAACTGTTAATTGCTCGCGGCGTCATGCTTGACGTTGGGCTGCATTATTATGGCTGGAGCATTGCCGAAGCCAAGCAGAAAAAACTGGCGATGCACGGCAACGATGACCGCCAAACTCACTACGAAATTTTGCGCTACTTAGCCTGGCCCGGGCAAATTTCTGCCTATTTATTTGACGGGGTGTTCCGAGAGCTCCGACATCACGCCGAAACAGAGCTCGGCAGCCAATTTGATGTGCGGGAGTTTCACGATGCCGTGTTGCAGCACGGCGAAATGCCGCTTGATTTACTGCCCGCACACCTTCACGCCTGGACAAACAAGCAAAAAACACATTAG
- a CDS encoding VOC family protein translates to MEMKLELVPVPVSDVDTAIDFYVNKVGFNLDHDHQVKDGLRFVQLTPPGSACSIVIGDGVTEMKPGSQQGLQMVVKSAADCQKQLRDRGVEASDLQEFPWGTFTFFSDPDGNSWALQEMPQYS, encoded by the coding sequence ATGGAAATGAAATTAGAACTCGTGCCGGTGCCCGTATCAGATGTCGATACGGCAATTGACTTCTACGTGAATAAAGTTGGCTTTAACCTTGATCACGACCACCAGGTAAAAGACGGCTTGCGCTTTGTGCAGCTCACCCCTCCGGGCTCGGCTTGTTCGATTGTTATCGGCGATGGCGTTACCGAAATGAAGCCAGGCAGCCAGCAGGGCCTGCAAATGGTTGTAAAAAGTGCCGCCGATTGCCAAAAGCAGCTGCGCGACCGAGGCGTAGAGGCCAGCGATTTACAAGAATTTCCATGGGGTACTTTTACTTTCTTTTCAGACCCAGATGGCAATAGCTGGGCGCTACAAGAGATGCCTCAGTATTCTTAA
- a CDS encoding TetR/AcrR family transcriptional regulator, whose protein sequence is MHSAKSPRRAIKEEGRRAQIIAATVFTLAELGYVNTSLAKIAKRAGISTSLILYHFKDKDELMAYALNDISAKWYMHVQNNIRTAKSAPDKLHAYIRANLMYMVERPEMMAARIEIIFNKRDEDGRLFFQTESHETVIAPLEQILEQGRRSGDFQDFTTASTAIAIRAAIDQFLGLMNSATDAPSYIAEITRLFDKSLGRSIIRN, encoded by the coding sequence ATGCATTCAGCCAAATCACCCCGTCGGGCCATTAAAGAAGAAGGACGACGCGCTCAAATTATTGCCGCCACCGTGTTTACCTTGGCTGAACTTGGGTATGTTAATACCAGCCTAGCGAAAATTGCCAAACGGGCTGGTATCAGCACCAGCCTTATTTTGTATCATTTCAAAGACAAAGACGAATTAATGGCCTACGCCCTAAACGACATTTCGGCGAAATGGTATATGCATGTACAAAACAATATTCGCACAGCCAAAAGTGCCCCCGATAAACTGCACGCTTATATTCGGGCGAACCTTATGTACATGGTCGAACGGCCAGAAATGATGGCTGCCCGGATTGAAATTATTTTTAATAAGCGCGATGAAGACGGCCGATTGTTTTTCCAAACCGAAAGTCACGAAACGGTTATTGCGCCGCTCGAACAAATTCTTGAGCAAGGCCGGCGTAGCGGTGATTTTCAAGACTTCACTACTGCCAGCACGGCGATTGCGATTCGGGCGGCAATCGATCAGTTTTTAGGCCTAATGAACAGCGCCACCGACGCTCCTAGCTATATTGCCGAGATAACTCGACTATTTGATAAATCACTTGGGCGTTCAATAATACGAAACTAG
- a CDS encoding ABC transporter ATP-binding protein yields the protein MAKDNAILQLQGVGKVFKGSGEGHTVLKNINQEFIAGTFTAIMGPSGSGKSTLLNCAAGLDKPTYGSVIIDGQSIADLSATDLAKFRREHIGFIFQLFNLMATLTVRENIALPLRLSNKPIDKTALDKVIAAVGLTERQHVLPHELSGGQQQRVAIARALFARPSILFGDEPTGALDTKTSRDILTLLRDAVDTYGQTVVMVTHDPVAASYADRVLFIADGEVVDEIVKPTADAVAKRMIRLGAWDKAPAKVA from the coding sequence ATGGCAAAAGATAACGCAATTTTACAGCTGCAAGGAGTCGGAAAAGTCTTCAAAGGTAGCGGAGAAGGACACACCGTCCTTAAAAATATTAATCAAGAATTCATCGCTGGCACGTTTACTGCCATCATGGGACCGTCTGGTTCGGGGAAGAGTACGCTGCTTAACTGCGCCGCCGGCCTCGATAAGCCAACCTACGGCTCAGTAATAATCGATGGGCAATCAATTGCAGACCTATCGGCCACTGACCTAGCTAAATTCCGCCGCGAACACATTGGATTTATTTTCCAGCTGTTTAATCTTATGGCGACACTGACCGTGCGTGAGAATATTGCTTTGCCACTGCGCCTCAGCAATAAGCCCATCGACAAAACCGCGCTCGATAAAGTTATTGCCGCCGTCGGGCTCACCGAACGGCAGCATGTTTTGCCGCACGAACTTTCTGGCGGCCAGCAGCAGCGGGTAGCGATTGCCCGGGCGCTATTTGCCCGACCATCGATTTTATTTGGCGACGAGCCAACCGGTGCACTCGACACCAAAACCTCACGCGATATTTTGACGCTGTTGCGCGACGCCGTTGATACTTATGGCCAAACTGTGGTCATGGTAACGCACGACCCAGTCGCAGCCTCGTATGCCGACCGCGTGCTATTTATCGCCGATGGTGAAGTGGTCGATGAGATTGTGAAGCCAACCGCCGACGCCGTTGCGAAGCGCATGATTCGCTTGGGCGCCTGGGATAAAGCACCGGCAAAGGTTGCCTAG
- a CDS encoding NUDIX hydrolase, which produces MQPWKLLKSEIVFDKFTKIEERTYEMPDGQVQPFYIKVTKPAICVLALTEEQQVITVEQFRPGPNKVLYELPGGYIDAGETPEQAMARELREETSYAGDVQFVTDCFDDAYATLVRGCFVAANCKKVAAQQLDAGEFITVRLFDLPSFLQLVRAGQMTDVEVALLGLDRLNLLR; this is translated from the coding sequence ATGCAACCGTGGAAGCTACTGAAGTCAGAAATCGTTTTTGATAAATTTACCAAAATTGAAGAACGCACCTATGAAATGCCCGACGGCCAAGTGCAGCCGTTTTACATTAAAGTTACCAAGCCAGCCATTTGTGTGCTGGCGCTCACCGAAGAACAGCAGGTTATTACCGTTGAACAATTTCGGCCTGGGCCCAACAAAGTTCTTTATGAGCTTCCTGGCGGCTATATTGACGCCGGCGAAACACCCGAACAAGCCATGGCCCGTGAACTGCGTGAAGAAACCAGTTATGCGGGCGATGTTCAGTTTGTGACCGATTGCTTCGACGATGCTTACGCCACTTTGGTCCGGGGTTGTTTTGTTGCCGCCAACTGCAAAAAGGTCGCCGCTCAGCAGCTCGATGCCGGTGAATTTATTACTGTTAGATTATTTGATCTACCGAGTTTTCTACAGCTAGTGCGCGCAGGCCAGATGACCGATGTCGAGGTTGCGCTCCTTGGACTTGATCGATTAAACCTTCTGCGATAA
- a CDS encoding thiamine pyrophosphate-binding protein — translation MTNADYILHVLKYLEVGYLFGVQGGAIGPLYDALEKAERTGGPFNITCRHEGDAAFMADGYAKTSGHLGVCVGTSGPGATNMVTGLASAMLESTPLLAITAQTPLHKFGRRAMQDSSDTGIDTVAILKACTKYSTLVSHEDQLIPKLITAIKAALAPTPGPVHLSIPTNILEAPAKEMALPAKDIFTSRSSLIDEQAIAELASLLAHRNNICFVIGENSDNTTDEIISLSEKLNATMVATPGGLRWAPVQHPRFAGVFGFAEHSSAVQALVEAEVIVSIGATFSEWNTGNWDAKLLNNKLVTIDTTPAYTDLASMANLQLYGSLPATLRRLKTIVASKEAAEPRYPLLRSPYTLHDSRVSPQLLVETTTKDLPREATLTVDVGNIWSWVTHYTQQNLLPGNFLINTGYGTMGYAPAAIGAAFAKRTPALCLIGDGAFLMAGQELSVAKQYGLPVIYVVFNDSSFGMVRHLRMIQGVKPMGDELSPVDFTKMAEAMGIEGLRISSNEELRALDFKKLYRRKEPLLIDALVDVDAVPLIGARVSAIGGATTKPGKKIAQEKGV, via the coding sequence ATGACAAATGCAGATTATATTTTACATGTACTTAAATACTTAGAAGTCGGATATTTATTTGGCGTCCAGGGCGGCGCCATAGGGCCGCTGTATGATGCGCTTGAAAAAGCCGAGCGCACGGGTGGCCCTTTTAATATCACTTGTCGCCACGAGGGCGATGCGGCCTTTATGGCGGATGGCTATGCAAAAACAAGCGGGCACCTTGGTGTGTGTGTCGGCACTTCGGGGCCAGGCGCCACGAATATGGTGACTGGCTTGGCATCGGCCATGCTCGAAAGCACGCCACTATTAGCCATCACCGCTCAAACCCCGCTTCATAAATTTGGCAGACGGGCCATGCAAGATAGTTCAGATACCGGCATCGACACCGTGGCTATCCTCAAAGCCTGCACCAAATACAGCACGTTGGTATCGCACGAAGATCAACTAATTCCAAAACTCATTACCGCAATAAAGGCAGCCCTCGCGCCAACACCAGGCCCAGTGCACCTAAGCATTCCCACAAATATTTTAGAGGCGCCGGCAAAAGAGATGGCCCTCCCAGCAAAAGATATTTTCACCAGTCGCTCGTCCCTGATTGACGAGCAAGCCATCGCCGAGCTCGCCAGCTTGCTCGCACATCGCAATAACATCTGTTTTGTGATTGGTGAAAACAGCGACAACACCACCGACGAGATTATCAGCCTAAGTGAAAAACTCAATGCCACTATGGTTGCCACGCCGGGCGGCCTGCGCTGGGCACCTGTCCAGCATCCGCGATTTGCCGGCGTTTTTGGTTTTGCAGAACATAGCTCGGCAGTGCAAGCACTCGTTGAAGCCGAAGTCATTGTCAGTATCGGGGCAACATTTTCTGAATGGAACACTGGCAACTGGGACGCAAAACTACTCAACAATAAACTAGTAACGATTGACACTACCCCAGCCTACACCGACCTCGCGAGCATGGCAAACCTGCAGCTATACGGTTCTTTACCGGCCACTCTGCGGCGGCTAAAAACGATTGTCGCTAGCAAAGAAGCTGCCGAACCTCGTTATCCATTACTTCGGTCGCCTTACACCTTACATGATAGCCGAGTAAGCCCGCAGTTGCTGGTTGAGACCACCACCAAAGACTTGCCGCGCGAAGCAACCCTAACGGTTGATGTTGGCAATATTTGGTCGTGGGTTACTCACTACACCCAACAAAATCTACTACCGGGCAATTTTTTGATTAACACTGGCTATGGCACTATGGGCTACGCCCCTGCAGCCATTGGTGCGGCATTCGCTAAGCGCACACCGGCACTGTGCCTGATTGGCGACGGAGCATTTTTGATGGCCGGCCAGGAGCTGTCGGTGGCGAAACAGTACGGCCTGCCGGTTATTTACGTGGTCTTTAATGATAGTTCGTTTGGTATGGTCCGGCACCTACGGATGATCCAGGGCGTAAAACCGATGGGCGACGAGCTATCACCGGTAGATTTTACTAAAATGGCCGAAGCCATGGGCATTGAAGGCTTGCGAATTTCTTCAAACGAAGAACTGCGGGCGCTTGACTTCAAAAAACTCTACCGCCGCAAAGAACCATTACTAATAGATGCGCTGGTCGACGTTGATGCTGTACCGCTCATTGGCGCTCGGGTCAGCGCCATTGGCGGCGCCACCACTAAGCCGGGCAAGAAAATAGCCCAGGAAAAAGGTGTGTAA
- a CDS encoding nuclear transport factor 2 family protein, whose amino-acid sequence MSESQRAVYMAFIAALVAPLNEPQAKRQVSPRFLAEIKPDQSSLPMQRFNFQQFIVEVKRLHEAFPDFAQNVTVPTILQDGNVLQAIYQMTVTFTRNLKSRDGRTTFEPNGAKIVIPQTDTVTFADGKIEKFTVQIDSRNILKHL is encoded by the coding sequence ATGAGCGAGTCGCAGCGAGCAGTATACATGGCTTTCATTGCCGCCTTGGTGGCGCCTCTAAATGAACCGCAGGCGAAGAGGCAGGTGAGTCCGCGATTCCTTGCGGAGATTAAGCCCGACCAATCCAGCCTGCCCATGCAACGATTTAACTTTCAACAGTTTATTGTTGAAGTTAAGCGTTTGCACGAGGCGTTTCCGGACTTTGCTCAGAATGTAACTGTGCCTACCATCCTGCAGGATGGTAATGTTTTGCAGGCAATCTATCAGATGACGGTAACCTTCACCAGGAACCTCAAGAGTCGTGACGGTAGAACTACGTTTGAACCCAATGGAGCGAAAATTGTAATTCCTCAGACCGATACGGTGACATTTGCTGATGGCAAGATCGAAAAGTTCACCGTTCAAATTGACTCCAGGAATATCCTTAAGCATCTGTGA
- a CDS encoding PLP-dependent aminotransferase family protein, producing MATLKDTSTDMIDYNHYFSKRVSSLKPGPIARALNLLSHGQDIISFAAGSPDSTLLPTEVLGELTNNIVQKYGKEILQYGHMQGFLPLRQTFAKQLSDQGVACRAEDINLTTGASGAINSLCVAFLNKGDTVLVETPSYTLAIEAFRTFDATVTPIACDDEGMIPSDLETALKKGGVKFIYVLPNFQNPTGRTISLARRKSIAALAQKYDALIIEDDIYGSLRYSGQPLPPIHSFAPHRTLLIGSVSKMFAPAMRIGVMVLPPVVMEKIVCLKPSLDLQGSVYTQALTDEFFRTGQAANYLARVHSHYSKKLSLMLEALQTHMPEGFHWNKPEGGMFIWVNGPDGLDAERLLEKAIAAGVAFIPGATFFIEPENHRHHFRLNFATPSAEQITRGVAILAEVCRQSLGQIKEPSLPNPLHTITTI from the coding sequence ATGGCGACACTAAAAGATACGAGCACCGATATGATTGATTACAATCACTATTTTTCAAAGAGAGTTTCGTCTTTAAAACCTGGGCCAATTGCACGTGCCTTGAACTTACTCAGCCATGGCCAAGATATTATTTCTTTTGCCGCCGGCTCCCCAGATAGCACCCTGCTTCCAACGGAAGTGCTGGGCGAGCTGACCAACAACATCGTGCAAAAGTACGGCAAAGAAATACTGCAGTATGGCCACATGCAGGGCTTCTTGCCACTGCGCCAAACATTCGCCAAGCAGCTCAGCGACCAGGGGGTAGCCTGCCGCGCGGAGGATATCAATCTAACGACTGGCGCTTCAGGGGCGATCAATAGTTTGTGCGTGGCTTTTTTAAATAAAGGCGACACCGTACTGGTAGAGACGCCTTCTTATACCTTAGCCATCGAAGCCTTCCGTACCTTTGATGCGACAGTCACCCCGATTGCCTGCGACGACGAAGGCATGATACCGAGCGATCTTGAAACGGCGTTAAAAAAGGGAGGCGTTAAATTTATTTACGTCTTACCAAACTTTCAGAACCCTACAGGCAGAACTATTTCGCTCGCGCGGCGAAAGTCGATTGCAGCTTTGGCACAAAAATACGACGCGCTTATTATTGAAGACGACATTTACGGCAGCCTGCGCTACAGCGGACAGCCTTTGCCGCCAATCCATTCGTTTGCGCCACACCGCACCTTGTTAATTGGGTCCGTGTCAAAAATGTTCGCCCCGGCAATGCGCATTGGGGTCATGGTGCTGCCACCGGTCGTTATGGAAAAAATTGTCTGCCTCAAGCCCAGCCTCGATCTTCAAGGATCGGTCTACACTCAGGCGCTGACCGATGAATTCTTTCGCACCGGTCAGGCTGCAAACTATCTGGCACGAGTACATAGCCACTATTCCAAAAAACTGTCACTCATGCTCGAGGCCCTGCAAACCCACATGCCCGAAGGTTTTCACTGGAATAAGCCCGAGGGCGGCATGTTTATTTGGGTTAACGGCCCAGATGGGCTTGACGCTGAGCGGCTACTCGAAAAAGCTATCGCCGCCGGCGTGGCCTTCATTCCGGGCGCGACTTTCTTTATTGAACCCGAGAATCATCGGCACCATTTTCGATTAAATTTTGCCACGCCATCAGCAGAACAGATCACGCGTGGCGTCGCGATTCTGGCAGAAGTGTGCAGGCAATCACTCGGTCAAATTAAAGAGCCGAGTTTACCAAATCCACTACACACCATCACTACAATTTAG
- a CDS encoding MFS transporter, which translates to MKKVPIAAPKATKKEWLGLAVLALPCILYAMDFTVLQLAVPHLIRDLQPSQSELLWIMDIYGFVLAGALIVMGILGDKIGRRKLLLIGAFLFGVASLLAAFSQTATQLIISRAVLGLAAATLAPSTLSLLSNMFQDAKERTIAISVWMTSFSVGSAIGPLVGGALLMHYWWGSVFLIAIPVMLFLLLIGPKLLPEYKNESAGRLDVGSAALTLLTILPIIYGIKHTASHGFDVVSAAMIAAGLAFGYWFVRRQKMLAQPFVDLQLFRSRTFSSLLLVYLSVFFVMFAVFYFISQYLQLVRGMSSLEAGLWTLPWAVAFIVSSMATSRMVQKLGLKRLLLGGLLLAGVGLGILALLQADTPLPLYAMSLSMVAIGFAPVMGLITDSIIDSVPPHRAGMASGVSETAAELGGALGIAVFGSLAAFIYTSYLQGAHLPQGIGDSLGAALQAAQNFAPGVGHIIVTTTQTAYMHSLQWVFGLSAVLIVAAAGMLRWAYRRKPE; encoded by the coding sequence ATGAAAAAAGTCCCTATTGCAGCGCCTAAAGCAACGAAAAAAGAGTGGTTGGGCCTCGCGGTGTTGGCTTTGCCGTGTATTTTATATGCCATGGACTTTACGGTCTTGCAACTGGCCGTGCCGCACTTGATTCGTGACCTACAACCTTCGCAGAGTGAGCTGCTATGGATTATGGATATTTATGGCTTTGTTTTGGCCGGTGCACTAATTGTCATGGGCATTTTAGGAGACAAAATTGGCCGCCGAAAGCTTTTATTGATTGGCGCGTTTCTGTTTGGCGTGGCATCGCTGTTAGCGGCTTTTTCGCAAACCGCCACGCAGCTTATCATTTCTCGGGCGGTGCTTGGTTTAGCGGCCGCAACACTTGCGCCATCAACATTATCGCTGCTCAGTAACATGTTCCAAGACGCCAAAGAAAGAACAATTGCGATTAGCGTTTGGATGACCAGCTTTTCGGTGGGTTCGGCAATTGGCCCTTTGGTGGGGGGCGCACTGCTCATGCATTATTGGTGGGGTTCGGTGTTCTTGATAGCAATTCCAGTAATGCTGTTCTTGTTGCTTATTGGGCCAAAGCTGTTACCGGAATACAAGAACGAATCAGCCGGACGCTTAGATGTTGGGAGTGCCGCACTGACACTGCTTACAATTCTACCGATTATCTACGGCATAAAACACACTGCTTCGCACGGTTTTGATGTCGTATCGGCTGCTATGATTGCCGCTGGGCTGGCTTTTGGCTATTGGTTCGTACGTCGCCAAAAAATGCTCGCGCAACCATTTGTTGATCTGCAGTTATTCCGCTCGCGCACCTTTAGCTCACTGTTGCTGGTGTACTTGTCGGTATTCTTTGTCATGTTTGCAGTTTTCTATTTCATTAGCCAGTACTTACAGTTGGTTCGCGGCATGAGCTCATTGGAGGCTGGTTTATGGACGTTGCCGTGGGCGGTGGCTTTTATTGTAAGTTCTATGGCCACTTCACGAATGGTGCAAAAACTGGGCTTAAAGAGGCTGCTGCTTGGTGGGCTACTGCTCGCGGGCGTAGGTTTGGGTATATTGGCGCTGCTACAGGCAGATACGCCACTACCACTTTATGCAATGAGTTTAAGTATGGTGGCAATTGGTTTTGCGCCGGTTATGGGCTTAATCACCGACAGTATTATTGATAGCGTCCCGCCACATCGGGCGGGCATGGCCTCTGGCGTCAGCGAGACCGCCGCCGAGCTTGGTGGTGCACTGGGTATTGCGGTGTTTGGGAGTTTAGCGGCGTTTATTTATACGAGCTATCTTCAGGGAGCCCACCTTCCGCAGGGTATTGGTGACAGCCTTGGTGCGGCGCTTCAGGCCGCGCAAAACTTCGCACCTGGTGTTGGGCATATAATAGTCACCACAACACAAACTGCCTACATGCATTCACTGCAGTGGGTGTTTGGCCTGAGTGCCGTATTAATAGTTGCAGCTGCGGGTATGCTGCGATGGGCCTACCGGCGTAAACCAGAATAA
- a CDS encoding NUDIX hydrolase, with amino-acid sequence MLKDDWHSKCFYRVSIKAVIRNAHGQVLVVKEKNNPKWNLPGGGMDYGETEQEALRRELYEEVGYVGDFSYEPLGIEPMFLESKQAWQLWVVYDVAPAHFDFIVGEEADEIAFMDPAVFKKERPLIYKFAKKTNLDISSSSL; translated from the coding sequence ATGTTAAAAGATGATTGGCATTCAAAGTGTTTTTACCGTGTCTCGATTAAGGCAGTTATCCGTAATGCACACGGGCAGGTGTTAGTAGTCAAAGAAAAGAATAACCCCAAGTGGAACCTGCCTGGCGGTGGTATGGATTATGGCGAAACGGAGCAAGAAGCTTTGCGGCGCGAGCTGTATGAAGAAGTTGGCTATGTGGGCGACTTTTCGTATGAACCGCTTGGTATTGAGCCAATGTTTCTTGAGTCTAAGCAGGCGTGGCAACTATGGGTGGTCTATGATGTTGCCCCTGCGCATTTTGACTTTATAGTTGGTGAAGAAGCCGACGAGATCGCCTTTATGGATCCGGCAGTTTTTAAAAAGGAGCGTCCGCTGATATATAAATTCGCCAAAAAAACTAACCTTGACATAAGCAGTAGCAGTTTATAA